Proteins from a genomic interval of Planctomycetota bacterium:
- a CDS encoding DUF1559 domain-containing protein, translating to MGRTGQNRDGISTLQIILIIVGVLIGMFVIVGLLGAMAFRGITKARETARKLRCSQQMRDLAVSLNSYEIDRRQYPGYRNILLMTNNESYHDEASKAEGVSWTVPILPYLDYTYVYDTYRTPGGKSELLMASIENLACPSDLPLDAGLPMSYVVNAGCIDAEGTPATPGEKNSGIPRDWQSNGVFFDRVIGNPLAKASQGKGEALVPMVTQTNAWISRYDGMVQTIMLTENMDRGHAADIAEPLVGAIWDINAKVAGSGTFQPGSPPPHATPAKPSYVINVGGRKKTGQSATQRKSEDIPYDLARPSSPHFNGVNVAFCDGHIEFLRDDVDYFVYCLLMSADSKNVRVPGESAPLEKNWFKVPVDDTWLSRY from the coding sequence ATGGGGCGAACCGGTCAGAATCGCGACGGCATTTCGACGTTGCAGATCATCTTGATCATCGTGGGGGTGTTGATCGGTATGTTCGTGATCGTGGGGCTGCTCGGCGCCATGGCGTTCCGCGGCATCACCAAGGCCCGCGAAACGGCCCGCAAGCTGCGCTGCTCGCAACAGATGCGCGATCTTGCAGTATCCCTTAATAGCTACGAAATCGATCGTCGCCAGTACCCCGGCTATCGCAATATCTTGCTAATGACCAATAACGAGTCGTACCACGACGAGGCGAGCAAGGCCGAAGGTGTGAGTTGGACGGTGCCCATTCTGCCGTATCTAGACTATACGTACGTTTACGACACGTATCGCACACCGGGGGGCAAGTCGGAATTGCTCATGGCCTCGATCGAGAATCTCGCCTGTCCGTCCGATCTTCCTTTGGATGCGGGACTTCCTATGTCCTATGTCGTCAACGCCGGTTGCATCGACGCCGAGGGAACGCCCGCGACGCCCGGCGAGAAGAACTCGGGCATTCCGCGCGACTGGCAATCAAACGGCGTGTTCTTCGATCGAGTGATCGGCAACCCATTGGCCAAGGCCTCGCAGGGGAAAGGCGAAGCCCTTGTGCCGATGGTCACGCAGACGAACGCCTGGATTTCCCGCTACGATGGCATGGTTCAGACGATCATGCTGACCGAAAACATGGATCGTGGTCACGCGGCCGACATTGCCGAACCTCTGGTCGGCGCGATCTGGGACATCAATGCCAAGGTCGCCGGCTCCGGGACGTTTCAACCGGGTTCGCCGCCGCCGCACGCCACCCCGGCCAAGCCGTCGTACGTCATCAACGTCGGTGGCCGAAAGAAAACCGGCCAGTCCGCCACCCAGCGCAAGTCGGAGGACATTCCGTACGATCTGGCCCGGCCGTCGTCGCCGCATTTCAATGGAGTGAACGTGGCCTTCTGCGACGGGCACATCGAGTTTCTGCGGGACGACGTCGATTACTTTGTTTACTGTCTGCTGATGTCGGCCGACAGCAAGAACGTGCGCGTGCCCGGTGAGTCGGCCCCATTGGAAAAGAACTGGTTCAAAGTGCCAGTCGATGACACCTGGCTGTCGCGCTATTGA
- a CDS encoding LamG domain-containing protein has product MKRILAVLALMLPALSCLHAAEPAARTWPRVDQAMGIPAQTAPTLGTGDFSIAAWARADATDRVTGDLISQYDAQKRRGFHLTLKCNPGVTASQANWRHLQFGIDDDKPGPWRDCGRPGKALLAFSLAAHNGALYAGTCEPDAGESGRVYRYEGGDRWTSLGALDGSNAVKALAVYEGALYAGTGKYRVAGSHLPESPNTKLGGRVFRHEGGTNWVDCGQLPDTEAVGGLVVFQGRLYASSLYKPPGFFRYEGGSRWTRLPDAIGPAYKTGEMGPRRVVSLTVHDGFLYATSYDGGRVYRYDGKTWTDCGQIGDNSQTYAFANYDGHLHVATWNSGRVFRFEDVGRWTDIGRLGGELEVMGMMVHNGRFVAGTLPLAQVYAYDGAGKWSLWQRLDLTPDVEYRRAWTMAEHAGEVFCSTLPSGKVWAARQGRQVSWDHTLPTGWHHVAAIKTANRLTLYVDGKQVAENADLDTSAWNLDSSAPLRLGSGINGPFNGQLVDLQIHQRAITPSEIKALAANQPSL; this is encoded by the coding sequence ATGAAACGTATCCTCGCCGTTCTCGCTCTAATGCTCCCCGCGCTCTCGTGCCTCCACGCTGCGGAACCTGCCGCGCGCACCTGGCCACGCGTCGACCAGGCAATGGGCATCCCGGCTCAGACGGCGCCAACGCTAGGCACGGGCGATTTTTCCATTGCGGCATGGGCGAGGGCCGACGCGACGGATCGAGTAACGGGGGATTTGATCAGCCAATACGATGCGCAGAAGCGGCGTGGTTTTCATCTCACGCTGAAGTGCAATCCCGGCGTCACGGCAAGCCAGGCGAACTGGCGACATTTGCAGTTTGGCATCGACGATGACAAGCCAGGCCCATGGCGCGACTGCGGGCGGCCTGGCAAGGCGTTGCTTGCTTTCTCCCTGGCCGCGCACAATGGTGCCCTATATGCGGGCACCTGCGAGCCAGACGCGGGCGAAAGCGGGCGTGTGTATCGCTATGAGGGGGGCGATCGCTGGACCTCACTCGGCGCGCTTGATGGCAGCAACGCCGTCAAAGCGCTCGCTGTTTACGAAGGCGCGTTGTATGCGGGCACGGGCAAGTATCGCGTGGCGGGATCGCACCTGCCGGAATCGCCAAACACGAAGCTCGGCGGTCGTGTTTTTCGCCATGAAGGTGGCACGAATTGGGTGGATTGTGGGCAACTGCCCGATACGGAGGCCGTGGGCGGGCTGGTGGTGTTTCAGGGGCGGCTGTATGCCTCGTCGCTCTACAAACCGCCCGGTTTTTTCCGCTATGAGGGTGGCTCGCGGTGGACGCGGCTCCCTGATGCCATTGGCCCAGCATACAAGACCGGCGAGATGGGGCCGCGCCGCGTGGTCTCGCTCACGGTACATGACGGCTTCCTCTACGCCACGAGCTACGATGGCGGACGCGTCTACCGCTATGATGGCAAAACGTGGACGGACTGCGGCCAGATTGGCGACAACTCGCAGACCTACGCCTTTGCCAATTACGACGGCCACCTGCACGTCGCCACTTGGAACAGCGGGCGCGTCTTCCGCTTTGAAGACGTGGGGCGCTGGACGGACATCGGACGTCTTGGCGGGGAGTTGGAGGTCATGGGCATGATGGTGCATAACGGCCGCTTTGTTGCCGGCACGCTGCCACTGGCGCAGGTCTATGCTTATGACGGCGCAGGGAAGTGGTCGCTCTGGCAGCGACTCGATCTCACGCCGGACGTGGAGTATCGCCGAGCGTGGACGATGGCCGAGCACGCTGGCGAGGTCTTTTGCAGCACGCTGCCCTCGGGGAAGGTGTGGGCCGCGCGACAGGGCCGGCAAGTCTCGTGGGATCACACGCTGCCGACGGGCTGGCATCACGTCGCCGCGATCAAGACCGCGAATCGCCTCACGCTGTACGTGGACGGAAAGCAAGTCGCCGAAAACGCCGACTTGGACACTTCGGCGTGGAATCTCGACAGCTCGGCCCCCTTGCGACTCGGCTCCGGCATCAACGGGCCCTTCAACGGCCAACTCGTCGATTTGCAAATCCATCAACGCGCGATCACCCCAAGCGAAATCAAGGCGCTCGCTGCCAATCAACCTTCGCTTTGA
- a CDS encoding aspartate aminotransferase family protein: MATLTESSGAAKRAAEKLTALFRQRTPRSAELAREAKSLLPSGIAHDSRYLEPYSIYVERAAGSRKWDVDGNEYVDYAGGHGALLLGHNPPAVVEAVNRQLALGTHFGTNHPLELRWARLIQQLMPSAERVRFTASGTEATLLALRLARAFTGRSKVVRFLGHFHGWHDHMAFGVTSHFDGTPTPGVLPELAHEILLARPNDIAGVEALLARGDVAAVIIEPTGGSWGQTPIVPEFVGALREATTRHGALLILDEVITGFRCSPGGAQQVLGVTPDLTTLAKIVAGGLPGGAVVGRREVLDLLDFAASAQAGREKVGHQGTFNANPLSAAAGIATIEIVAQTDACARANDYAARLREALQRVVRDEQLPWVVYGTYSGFHIFTNPDRLPVTAADIEAGRVDYQVLKRVDRQTSFLLRLGMLAHGVEIFSWPGGPTSSVHNGEDLQRTVEAFRATVQALRE; encoded by the coding sequence ATGGCGACACTTACAGAATCTAGCGGCGCAGCGAAACGCGCCGCCGAAAAGCTGACCGCGCTGTTTCGTCAGCGCACGCCCCGCTCGGCCGAACTTGCCCGCGAGGCGAAATCGTTGCTCCCCAGCGGCATCGCTCACGATAGCCGCTACCTGGAGCCGTACTCAATCTACGTCGAGCGGGCCGCCGGTTCACGCAAGTGGGATGTCGATGGAAACGAGTACGTCGACTACGCCGGCGGGCACGGCGCGCTTCTCTTGGGTCACAACCCGCCGGCGGTCGTCGAAGCGGTGAACCGGCAACTGGCGCTCGGCACGCACTTTGGCACGAATCATCCTTTGGAGCTGCGCTGGGCGCGGCTGATTCAGCAACTCATGCCTAGTGCCGAGCGCGTCCGCTTCACCGCGTCGGGGACCGAAGCGACGCTGCTCGCGTTGCGACTGGCAAGGGCCTTCACCGGTCGGTCGAAGGTGGTGCGGTTCCTCGGCCACTTCCACGGCTGGCACGATCACATGGCCTTTGGCGTGACGTCCCACTTCGACGGCACGCCCACACCGGGGGTACTCCCCGAGCTGGCCCACGAGATTCTGCTGGCTCGCCCGAACGACATCGCCGGGGTCGAAGCCCTGCTAGCCCGCGGTGATGTGGCGGCTGTGATCATCGAACCAACCGGCGGCAGTTGGGGGCAGACGCCGATTGTGCCCGAGTTCGTCGGCGCGCTGCGCGAGGCGACCACGCGGCATGGTGCGTTACTGATCCTCGATGAAGTCATCACCGGGTTCCGTTGCTCACCAGGGGGCGCGCAGCAGGTGCTGGGCGTGACGCCCGACTTGACCACGCTGGCCAAGATTGTGGCCGGCGGCTTGCCCGGCGGCGCGGTCGTGGGGCGGCGCGAGGTGCTGGACCTGCTCGACTTCGCGGCTTCGGCCCAGGCTGGGCGCGAAAAAGTCGGCCACCAGGGGACGTTCAACGCCAACCCTCTGTCGGCGGCGGCGGGCATTGCCACGATCGAGATCGTGGCCCAGACCGATGCCTGTGCCCGGGCCAACGACTATGCGGCCCGGTTGCGCGAGGCCCTGCAGCGCGTGGTCCGCGACGAGCAACTGCCGTGGGTGGTGTACGGCACGTACTCGGGCTTTCACATTTTCACTAACCCCGATCGATTGCCGGTCACGGCCGCCGACATCGAAGCCGGCCGCGTCGATTACCAGGTGCTGAAGCGCGTGGATCGGCAGACGAGTTTCCTGCTCCGGCTAGGCATGCTGGCCCACGGTGTGGAAATCTTCAGTTGGCCCGGCGGACCAACATCGTCGGTGCATAACGGTGAAGACCTGCAACGGACGGTGGAAGCCTTTAGGGCAACAGTGCAAGCGCTGCGAGAGTGA
- a CDS encoding 4-hydroxy-tetrahydrodipicolinate synthase, giving the protein MPTRGEAFAGLSVAITTPFKDGQIDWAAFRAQIDFQIAAGTRCLCPVGTTGESPTLSHDEHERVINETVQIVAGRCQVMPGTGSNSTREALRLTSVAAKAGADAALVVAPYYNKPTQEGFYQHFKALAEETNLPICVYNIPGRTGKNIEPETIIRMAEHKNIAMVKEATGSMDQASQIIASTDLTVLSGDDSLTLPLLSIGGRGIISVVGNIVPKDMLSLLSAFAAGNLAEAQRWHYKLFNLCRDMLGLATNPIPVKAAMKMLGRDTGEMRLPMTPLTTAEEAKLRKTLTAYGLL; this is encoded by the coding sequence ATGCCCACCCGAGGCGAAGCGTTTGCCGGACTGTCGGTTGCCATCACCACTCCGTTCAAGGACGGCCAGATCGACTGGGCCGCGTTCCGCGCGCAGATCGATTTTCAGATCGCCGCCGGCACGCGCTGCTTGTGTCCCGTGGGCACGACCGGCGAATCGCCGACCTTGTCGCACGACGAGCACGAGCGCGTAATCAACGAGACGGTGCAAATCGTCGCCGGCCGTTGCCAGGTCATGCCCGGCACCGGCTCGAACAGCACGCGCGAGGCGCTGCGCTTGACCTCGGTGGCGGCCAAGGCGGGGGCCGACGCGGCATTGGTCGTTGCGCCGTACTACAACAAGCCGACGCAAGAAGGTTTTTACCAACACTTCAAGGCGCTGGCCGAAGAGACCAATCTGCCGATCTGCGTCTATAACATTCCAGGCCGGACGGGCAAGAACATCGAGCCCGAGACGATCATCCGGATGGCCGAGCACAAGAACATTGCGATGGTCAAGGAAGCCACCGGCTCGATGGACCAGGCGTCCCAGATCATCGCCTCGACCGATCTGACCGTGCTAAGCGGCGACGACAGCCTGACCCTGCCGCTGCTGTCGATCGGCGGGCGGGGCATCATCTCGGTCGTCGGCAACATCGTCCCCAAGGACATGCTGTCGCTGCTATCGGCCTTTGCGGCGGGAAATCTGGCCGAGGCCCAACGCTGGCACTACAAGCTGTTCAACCTCTGCCGCGACATGCTCGGTCTGGCCACCAACCCGATCCCGGTCAAAGCGGCCATGAAGATGCTGGGCCGCGATACGGGCGAGATGCGGCTGCCGATGACGCCCCTGACGACCGCCGAAGAAGCCAAGCTGCGCAAGACCCTGACCGCCTACGGGCTGCTGTAA
- a CDS encoding DUF202 domain-containing protein: MPPTELPPEDPRTRLAGERTLLAWMRTGLAMMGFGFVVARFGLFLRELSGLEQQHHPRHTGLSLAIGTALVALGVVVNLAAAWQHRQFLLRIDRREAYVAPRWSLGIIMAVVLAIVGAAMAIYLVVLHA, encoded by the coding sequence ATGCCACCCACCGAACTTCCCCCTGAAGATCCTCGCACGCGCCTGGCTGGCGAGCGGACGCTGCTCGCTTGGATGCGGACGGGGCTGGCGATGATGGGCTTTGGCTTCGTCGTGGCCCGCTTTGGGTTGTTCCTCCGCGAACTGAGCGGACTCGAACAGCAACATCACCCACGCCATACCGGACTGTCGCTGGCGATCGGCACCGCCTTGGTCGCGCTGGGCGTGGTCGTGAACCTGGCAGCCGCCTGGCAGCACCGGCAGTTCTTGCTGCGCATCGACCGGCGCGAAGCCTACGTCGCCCCGCGCTGGTCGCTGGGCATTATCATGGCCGTCGTCCTGGCGATTGTCGGCGCGGCCATGGCGATCTACCTGGTGGTTTTACACGCATAA
- a CDS encoding pyridoxine 5'-phosphate synthase has protein sequence MVHLGVNIDHVATVRQARRTYEPDPVWAAALAELGGADGITIHLREDRRHIQDRDLELLRQTVTVKLNLELAVNEDVMQIACRARPHQATLVPENRAEVTTEGGLDVVGNRARIADCTRRLVDAGVEVSLFLDPDPRQIDAGLGLGAVAVELHTGQYALASPGKARTAELVKLTQAGKQIVEAGLTLHAGHGLNYQNVVDVAAIPHMHELNIGHSIVARALMVGFQQAVREMKNLLLQV, from the coding sequence ATGGTTCATCTAGGCGTCAACATCGATCACGTGGCCACCGTCCGGCAGGCCCGTCGCACCTACGAGCCCGACCCGGTCTGGGCCGCCGCCTTGGCCGAGCTGGGGGGCGCCGATGGCATTACGATTCACCTCCGCGAAGACCGCCGCCACATCCAGGACCGCGACCTTGAGCTGTTGCGCCAGACGGTCACGGTGAAGCTCAACCTGGAACTGGCCGTGAATGAAGACGTGATGCAGATCGCCTGCCGCGCGCGACCTCACCAGGCCACGCTGGTGCCCGAGAACCGGGCCGAGGTGACCACCGAGGGCGGCTTGGACGTGGTGGGCAATCGGGCTCGCATCGCCGATTGCACCCGCCGGCTGGTCGACGCCGGTGTCGAGGTGAGCCTGTTCCTCGATCCCGACCCGCGGCAGATCGACGCCGGCCTCGGGCTGGGCGCCGTGGCGGTCGAACTACACACCGGACAATATGCGCTGGCCTCGCCAGGCAAAGCGCGCACGGCCGAGTTGGTCAAGCTGACCCAAGCCGGCAAGCAGATTGTCGAAGCCGGGCTGACGTTGCACGCCGGTCATGGATTGAACTATCAGAACGTTGTCGACGTGGCGGCCATTCCGCACATGCACGAATTGAACATCGGCCACAGCATCGTCGCCCGTGCCTTGATGGTCGGCTTCCAGCAAGCCGTCCGCGAGATGAAGAACTTGCTGCTGCAAGTTTAG